The proteins below come from a single Carassius auratus strain Wakin unplaced genomic scaffold, ASM336829v1 scaf_tig00215866, whole genome shotgun sequence genomic window:
- the LOC113096052 gene encoding chemokine-like receptor 1, giving the protein MTTTRSQYDYDYYIPTLTKVQLQEDLHPGYCREAACVITVISNVIIFLLGITGNGAVIWITGFKMKKSVNSTWYLSLALSDFFFCATLPFTIDYLIKDSWSFGLFLCKFNSFAMTLNMYSSIFILVIISVDRCISVRFPVWAQNKRTVKKASLVVVLAWFVSSLLSIPSAKFREILNESPEICYNNYEDHHKTVVFMRFNFGFLIPFLTIFICYTILIHKLRSNQMSKSTKPYKITTLLIATFFICWLPFQIVSVLELDRSEYNSAFKTAQQVSGTLASANSFLNPFLYAFMAKDLKKKCYSFLSKIESAIDEENRSTFRATSVTSATDNGLSTAV; this is encoded by the coding sequence ATGACTACAACTAGATCTcaatatgattatgattattatatacCAACATTAACTAAAGTGCAACTTCAAGAGGACTTACATCCTGGATACTGCAGGGAAGCAGCATGTGTAATCACAGTGATCTCTAATGTGATCATATTCCTTCTTGGCATCACTGGAAATGGTGCAGTGATCTGGATTACTGGTTTTAAGATGAAGAAGTCAGTGAACAGCACTTGGTACCTGAGTCTGGCTTTGTCTGACTTCTTTTTCTGTGCTACTCTTCCTTTCACCATTGATTACCTGATTAAGGACAGCTGGAGCTTCGGGCTCTTTCTATGCAAGTTCAACTCTTTTGCTATGACCCTCAATATGTACAGCAGCATCTTCATCCTGGTCATCATAAGTGTGGATCGCTGCATCAGCGTCAGGTTTCCTGTCTGGGCCCAGAATAAACGCACTGTAAAGAAAGCTTCGTTAGTTGTTGTGCTGGCTTGGTTTGTGTCTTCTTTGCTTAGCATTCCATCTGCCAAATTCAGAGAGATTCTAAATGAATCACCAGAAATATGCTATAACAATTATGAGGATCACCACAAAACCGTCGTGTTCATGCGCTTTAATTTTGGGTTTTTGATTCCGTTCCTGACTATTTTCATCTGTTACACCATCTTGATCCATAAACTTAGATCAAACCAAATGTCCAAATCCACCAAACCCTACAAGATCACCACATTACTGATCGCAACTTTTTTCATCTGTTGGTTGCCATTTCAAATAGTTTCTGTTTTAGAGTTGGACAGATCTGAGTACAACTCTGCCTTTAAAACAGCTCAACAGGTATCTGGTACTCTCGCCAGTGCAAACAGCTTTCTAAACCCGTTCCTCTATGCATTTATGGCCAAGGACTTAAAGAAGAAATGCTATTCCTTTCTTTCGAAGATTGAGAGCGCCATTGATGAAGAAAACCGAAGTACTTTCAGAGCAACTTCAGTTACCAGTGCTACAGATAATGGACTTTCCACTGCTGTCTGA
- the LOC113096051 gene encoding chemokine-like receptor 1, whose protein sequence is MESTDFNFDYNSYIDYDNSTSSDNLTHEEVSFHVHPITCFTQVLCLLLLVINVIICLLGLGGNGVVIWIAGFGMKKSVNTSWYLSLAVSDFIFCACLPFNIAYSVTSEWIFGLFMCKFTSFIMFLNMFSSIFLLVIISVDRCVAVMFPVWAQNQRTTGKASVLIVLAWIFSTALSIPSIMYRDVQNHLGTNRCINIYTSSQYTHEIIAMSRFVFGFVIPFILIIVCYTVIILRLRATQMAKSNKPFKIMTALILTFFLCWLPYHTFVLIEQKKTFNTEVIALGLKIGTTVAAANSVLNPVLYVFMGNDFRKKFRSSILSKIENAIGEEGRTISRYLSRSSSVDARASTHI, encoded by the coding sequence ATGGAATCAACAGATTTTAATTTTGACTATAACAGTTACATTGATTATGATAATTCCACCTCCTCTGATAATTTAACTCATGAAGAAGTTTCTTTCCACGTCCACCCCATCACATGTTTCACTCAGGTTCTTTGCCTGTTGTTGCTGGTGATCAACGTGATCATCTGTTTGCTGGGCCTTGGAGGAAATGGTGTGGTTATCTGGATTGCAGGGTTTGGCATGAAGAAGTCAGTCAATACTAGCTGGTACTTGAGTCTGGCTGTGTCTGACTTCATATTCTGTGCCTGTTTGCCTTTTAACATTGCCTACAGCGTCACATCCGAATGGATCTTTGGCCTCTTCATGTGCAAGTTCACATCCTTCATCATGTTTCTCAACATGTTCAGCAGCATCTTCCTCCTCGTCATCATCAGTGTGGATCGCTGCGTCGCCGTCATGTTTCCTGTTTGGGCACAGAATCAACGCACTACTGGAAAAGCATCTGTATTAATTGTACTCGCATGGATCTTCTCTACAGCTTTAAGTATCCCATCTATCATGTACCGTGACGTCCAGAATCACCTGGGCACAAACCGATGCATTAACATTTACACGTCCAGCCAGTACACCCATGAAATCATCGCCATGAGCCGCTTTGTTTTTGGATTTGTGATCCCTTTCATCCTCATCATTGTTTGTTATACCGTCATCATCCTCAGACTGAGAGCCACCCAGATGGCGAAGTCCAACAAACCTTTTAAGATCATGACGGCTCTCATTCTGACCTTCTTCCTGTGCTGGCTGCCCTACCACACATTTGTGCTAAtcgaacaaaaaaaaaccttcaacacTGAGGTCATTGCTCTCGGACTGAAAATTGGCACCACTGTTGCTGCTGCAAACAGCGTCCTAAACCCCGTTTTGTACGTTTTCATGGGCAATGACTTCAGGAAGAAGTTCAGGAGCTCCATCTTATCAAAGATTGAGAATGCTATTGGAGAAGAGGGCCGAACCATCAGTCGCTACCTGTCTCGCTCCAGCTCAGTGGATGCTAGGGCGTCCACTCATATCTAA